CCTCTACTGCAATTGGGTCGATTCCGGCAAATGGCTCATCCAGGAGCAAGAAACTTGGCCTTAGAACCAACGCGCGGGCAATTTCGACCCTGCGACGTTCGCCACCCGAAAGCTGATATCCTTTGGACTTGGCGAGACGCAGAACATCCAGTTCTTCCAATATCCCAGTAACCCGCTCGACACGTTCCTTCTTGCGCAATCTAAGCGTTTCCGCAACCGCCATGACATTCTGCCAAACGGTCAATTTCCTGAAAATCGATGGTTCCTGCGCTAGATAGCCTATACCCAATCGGGCGCGGCGATACATAGCCAATCCGGTGATAACCCGGTCATCCAGCAGAACCTTGCCTGACTGCGGACGGATGAATCCGATCACCATATAGAATGTCGTTGTCTTGCCGGCGCCGTTCGGTCCGAGAAGTCCAACAACCTCGCCTTGGTTGACTTCGATCGAGATTTCGTTAACGACCTTGCGTTTGCGATAGGTCTTGACCAGATCCAGACAATGCAGTTTCGCCATCAAGACTTATACTAATGTGTTTAGTGAGGAATGACCAGAATTTTGAGGCAATTAGGGCGCAGATTGCCCAATTTACCGCCCTAATGTTGCTCGGATGAGCCGTTTCCGTTGCCATTAAGGGACTGCACAATGACGCCGTCCTTGATCATGATCGTCCGTTTGGTCCGCTTGGCGACATTAGGGTCGTGGGTAATCATCAGTATCGTCGTTCCCGACTTCCACAGCTCTTCGAAGATATTCATAATCTCCGCTCCAGATCTGGAGTCGAGGTTGCCTGTGGGCTCGTCTGCGAGGATTAGTTTTGGGCTGTTTGCCAACGCACGAGCAATCGCCACGCGCTGCATTTCACCGCCGGACAATTCTGTCGGCTTGTGGTCCATACGGTCACCGAGCCCGACGCGAGTAAGCAACCGCGTGACAGTCTCTTTTCTATCTTTCTGGGATGCACCGGCGAAGATCATCGGCAATTCGACATTTTCGTAAGCAGTCGCATACGGCAACAAGTTGAAGTTCTGAAATACAAATCCAATCTTCTTGTTCCGGACTTCGGCAAGTTGATTACCATTGAATTGGTCTACCCGCTCGCCATCGAGGAAGAATTCACCCTCGGATGGCGTATCCAGACACCCGACGATATTCATCAGAGTCGATTTGCCGGAACCGGACGGTCCGACAATACTGACAAATTCGCCGCCCTTTAGTTCAAGATCCAATCCCTTGAGAGCTTCAACTGCGACCTTGCCGGTGGCGTAGAGTTTTCTAATGCCGTTCATCTTTATCATTGTGTCATTACCTCGTGCTTACTCGTATCTCAGCGATTCAACCGGGTTCACCGAAGCCGCTCTTCGCGCCGGGAAGAACCCCGCAATCAGGCCGATGAATCCAAGAATCGTAACTGTTACCAAACCTATTGTCATCGAAATAGTCGGTTTCCCTAACCATGTCAGTGCCTCGTTGTTGAGGTCTACTCTTTCAAAGAACCCGCATACGCCCTGCGCCACCAGTATTCCGATGAGCCCGCCGATACCGCAAATCAGAACTGCTTCAAGAATAAACTGTCCCATAATCTGGCGCTTCTTGGCGCCGAGGGCCATCTTGACACCGATCTCCACAGTACGCTCTTTGATGGCAGCATACATAATATTGGCGACTCCGACTCCGGCAATCGACAATGAGAAGAAACCCATCACGCCGAAAAACACTTGAAGTCCCAGCATGATTTTGTCCATCGTTTTCTGACCCTCGATTACATCCCAGATCGACATTGCGGCCTTGTCCTTCGGATCAAATTTCTGCCGCTTGCCGACGACCTCGTAGATTCGCGACTTAACAAACTCCGATTGGTTTACATCGCGCGGCTTGATCACAAGGTTGTTATACCGGAGATTGCCCCAGATTGCCGAATGTGTAGTCGCGGGAATTGCAACTTTGTTGTTGTCGGGACCGGAATAGGAACCCATCTGCTGTTTCTTGACCTGCACACCAATAACGGTAAACGGCATATTGTCGATTGTGATAATCTTGCCGACAGGGTCCTCAATCCCAAACAGCTCCGTCGCCATCTTATCGCCCAGAAATGCCACTCGGCGGCGTTTGCTCATGTCCAGTTCATTGATGAAGCGTCCACCCGGCATCGGATAGTGTGCCCGCATCGTTTCGAAACTTGGGAATAGTCCGTTGGTTCTTCCAGAGATGGTCTTCTTTCCATAGCTGATCGATGTCCCCCAATTGAAGTAGTCAGCTCCGACCTTTTCGATTTCGGGAATCTGCCGCTGGATTTCTTGCAAGTCTTCGGGGTAGAATCGAATTCGCCGTCCCTTGCCAAGACCTTCGTATGGAACCGTTGTCTGGCCACCCCAAATTATCAGGATGCCTTCGCCAAGTCCTTTGCTATTCTCGGCGAATTGCGCCTTGAGGCCTTCTGCAAATGCCAGCAACAGTACGATTGACAATGTACCCCACAGCACCGCAATCAGCGTAAGCGTCATGCGCTTCTTGTTGGCGCGCAAGTCGCGCCAGAACAACCTGACGAACAGCAGAGAGTTGATCATACTACAGCTTTAACGCCTGTACCGGGTTCATGTTGGCAGCTCGACGTGCCGGGAAGAAACTCGCCATCAGGCCGATGAATCCCAGAATCACGACAACAGCAAGTTTATCCTGTAGCGACAAAGTCGGAGTACCGACATAGTCTTTGATGTCAAACATGGGCGCGACTGAAATGATTATCTGGGCAATTCCATAGCCAATGCCGCCCCCTATCGTCGTTAAGATGAATGTCTCGAAAATGAATCCGAACAGCACAAAGCCCTTCTTGGCGCCAAGCGCCATCTTGATACCGATCTCTTTGGTTCGTTCTTCGACGACTACATACATGATGTTAGCCAAACCGATTCCGCCGACCATGAGCGTCATGAAACCGACAAAACCGACGAATAATCTCATCGCGACGAAGAACACCATGAAGCCATTGTCTTCGACCGTATCCCACATTGCCAATGCTTCGCGATCAGTCGGATCGAATTTGTATCTCTTGGAAAAGACCTCATAAGTTCGGTCAACTGCTTGTTTGTGAATCTCCAGTGTTTTCGCGCGAAATACGATGTTGTCAAGGTATCTGTCGCCATACGCAGTCTGGAATGTTGTCGTCGGAACGAAGCCCTTATCCTTGTCGCGGCCCGAGTAAGACGAATCCTGCTTCTTCTTCACCATGACGCCCACAACCGTGTAGGGTACATTGTCGAGCAACACTGCTTGTCCCACCGGATCAATTTCTGCTCCGAATATTTCGTCGCGCAATTCGTTGCCCAGGAAGATAACGCGACGCTTGTCGTTGACATCGATGTCATTCAAGAATCGCCCGCCCGGCTCAGGAGCAATGGTCCGCATCGGTGCGAACTCCGGATCAACGCCGGAAATTTGGATGAGTTTCGATTTCTTACCATTGCGAATCGTGATGTTACCGCGTTGAAACTCACCCGAGACGGCTTCAAGCTCTGGAATGTTCTGCCGCATCATGTTGATGTCTTCAGGGACAAAACCAAACCAACGGCCCTTGGGATAACCCGCATACGGTTTGCTGGTGTTGCTTGCCCACATGATGACGATATTGTCGCCAAGCCCTTTCATCTGTTCCTGCTGGTTGTTCTGCAATCCATAGCCGAAAGCAAGCAGACAGATTACCGTCACAGTGCCCCACGACAATCCGACCAGAGTCAGGAATGTGCGCAGTTTTTGTGCCCGCAAGTCATGCAGGAACTGCTTCATGTAGAGTTTCAGCGATGTTAACTGCATATTAGAACGGATTCACTGTTCCCGATTTTTCCGCCAGCATCTCACCCTCGGCTAATCCGGTCGTGACCTGTATCGTCACACCGTCCGAAAGCCCGGTTTCAATGGCACGCTCTTTCTTGCCGCCGATCGAGTCCAGCACCTGAACGAATGCCGAATCACTGCGGAAGTCTACGAGGCGTTCTGGAATTACGATGATGTCGCGCGCTTCCTTGATGATGATCTCAGCATTAGCCGAGTAACCGGCTCGGAGCTTGGAAAGGTCGACGTCTTTGAATCGCACTTCAACATCGAACACAGTTGCCGATTGCTCTTTGCGCGCTTTCGGGGAAATCCGCCACAATGTGCCGCTGACAGTATCCTTCGGTAATGCGCCAACCTTCAAAGTCACGGGCATACCTTCGGTGAGCTTGCCGACATCGATCTCATCGACAGTGCCACGGAAGATCAAATCGGTCATGTCAGCAAGGGTGATCAGAGCAGTACCGTCCTGATAGGAGGTGAGCGGCACCACCGGATCACCCTCATTGACGTTTTTCGAAAGTACCGACCCGGTGATGGGGGAGCGGATCGTACTCTCGACATTAACATTGGCAGTCTTGATGGCGCCGTTCTCAAGCAACTGCATCCGCTCTTTGGCGAGATTAAGTTGCAACTGCGCCTGCTCGAAACTGACCTTGCGGTCATCGTATTCTTGTTTGGAGATCAATTTCTTGTCGAAGAGCTCGATGGAACGATTGAACGCCGTGTTGGCATTGTCGAAGTTGATTTGCGCCACGTCGATGGAGCGCTGAGCTTCTGTGTACTCAAGCGGCGTCGGCTGGGGCGAAATGTCTATCAGTAGTTCGCCTTCCCTAACCACATCGCCGACTTCCTTATGAAGGCGCTTGACGATTCCGGAGATCTTTGACTTGACGAGGACTTCTTTGTAGGGCTGAATCGTTCCGATTGCCATCGCCTTTTCGATGATCTCGCCTTTCTCGACCTTGACTCCGTTCGCAGCCGTCTGCTTGCTGGAGTCGCCGCGATTAAACATCACCAGTACAATTACCGCCACGATAGCGACAACCAATACTGATAGTACTACCTTCTTCATGTATCAGTCCTTATGAGTGAATCTTATTATCATTCGACATTGAATTACCAATAGTGGTTACGCGATTTCGGCTGTGAAGTTTCACCGGATGATTAGGGGCATTGGTTCTTATGGCGGATTGAGACTCATATCCGCCATAAGTGAATGGCTGGAGAACTGCTATTTAAGCTCGATTTTCACGCCGATTCCGCGTTCGCCGAGATGTTCGATGAAGCGTCGGTGATCGATGCCTTGTTCCGAGCGAAGCGTGCCGCGTGTACTGATCGAGCCTTCGGCAATCATCTGCATCACAATCGCGGCTGAGTATGCCGTCGTGCGCTGCATCGCCGAATGGCCGGTCGCTTTGTCGAGGTAGTCTTCTATATAATATGTAGCAGTCTGGCGGCGATTGTTTTTCATACCGACGACTTCGACAAACACCAAGACCACATCGGGAGCATTTGACGGCAGATGTCTCTGCAGCACGTTGCGCAGCATCTGGTCAGGACTCAGCTTTGCGCCGTCGACATCATACTTGGTTTCGTCTGCCATGCCGATTTCGAAGAGGAATTTGATCTTCTCGAAATGACCGACATAGCGAATCGTCTTGTAGTCGAGTTCGCTGATTTTCTTCTCGAAAGTAAACGGCAAGGTCGATGCGCCACCGGAAGTGTGATATGCTTCCAGTTCCGGGAAGTTGGGCGGAAACGAAAGTCGTTCGCCTTCCGTCAAGCTCTGCAACTTCGTCAGTTGTCCGTCGCGAAGCACAACTGTCGGCTCGCGATACTCATTCAGCAGTCCCTCCGGCGAGAAGAATATAGCGTAGTTGAGCGGCGGTTTCGGATTTTGAGGAAGTCCGCCAACACGCAGCTTGACCGATTCCACTTTGTCGAACTGCGAAATGCCATCAGCCGCCAAGACCGAAGCCATTCCCGGCGCCAGGCCGCAATCAGGAATAATTGTTACTCCAGCTGCTGCTGCAAGATCAGAAAGCGCAAATTGAGCATCGACAACTGAATTGTTGCCACCAAGGTCGATGAAATGGGTTTTGTGTCGGATTGCGCATTCAGTCAAGGCACGATTGAGCTTGTAACTGGCGGAGCCGGCGGCAATATCAGCCTCCCGGACAAACGGCTCGAAAAACGCCTTGTCGGATAGGTCACCACGATGCTTCTCGACTTTCTCGCCGTTAATCGAGTCGAGGCGTGCTTGGTCAATGTCGAGAAGGATCACCTTTGTTGGTGAAGAGAACTTGATCAGATCATATACGAGCGCCTTGGACATCAGTCCGGCGCCGCAAACCAGAAATGTAGTCATTTAGTCATACTCCTGCTAATACAGTCGTTTCGCCCCGGGAGTCGCGTTGTTCCAAAGAAGTTAATAAGTTTTCGCATCGTGCCGCAAGTGATATGAAATCCGCGTTCGTTGATTGACGTATAAAGAATGACTTTGGGTGCAGGAAATTGGTCTGCATCTGAGCGGAAAAATTAGCTTGACGAACGCCGAATTAATGGTAATTTGCATTTCTCTGTGGAGGCCCGATGGCGCAGTTGAAGAAAGTTAGAGCATCTCGTCAAAGTGACGAGCTGCCGTTTGGAAAGAAGAACTGGATGATCCTTGGTGCGGCGCTTGCGTCGATCATCTTAGGATTCATTGCCCTCGCCTCCGGTTCGATTACGCTGGCGCCGATATTGCTCGTGCTCGGTTACTGTGTCCTGATTCCGATTGGAATCATGATTAAGGACAAGCCGGCTCAAGCAGAAGGAAATCAATCGGCGTAGGGCGCGCCTACAAGACAAGTTTGCCGGGGTCGTAGTTCAGTTGGTTAGAACGCCTGTCCCGACTCGTCGGGAAGGTCGCTGACCGAGAAGACATAAGTTAGTTTTACGGGGTCGTAGTTCAGTTGGTTAGAACGCCTGCCTGTCACGCAGGAGGTCGCGAGTTCGAGTCTCGTCGACCCCGCCATAAATCCTGACATCAATAGAATGCCTGTCCCGACTCGTCGGGAAGGTCGTCCCGATTTATCGGGAAGTCTCGTCGACCCCGCCATTTATATCTTCTTAACTCCCGATAAATTAACCGAGCGCTAAAACCGCTAACCTCACGCTCAGAAAACTCGCTGCCAGATCACTTTCTCCTCCTAAACTGCCTTCAAGAGTCCGAACACTCGATCAACGGGAGTCGAGCCCGGATTTGGCGGTTGTCATCTTCGCGCCGTGACTGAAACATCAATGTTGGACTAGAGTCTCTTGCAACAAACTGCTTGCAGGTTACGTATGTTCCAAGTACTTTGATTTACAGAGTACTTTGTTAACAGAAAGGAAGAAGATGGAAAACGCACGAGAGCAAGATTCGGACGCCCTCAAAATGCTGGCCATTGCAAGCGATATGATCGCGCGTACCAAGTCCACGGTAGTCGATAGAAGTGCCTATTACCTCGTGTGGGGGGCGCTGCTATTTGTCGCATGTATATCAACCTACATATTGGAACTAAGGGCTCCGGGAAGAGACATTTGGCTTCCCTGGGCGATCCTAATGCCGATCGGGGGCATCGTCAGTGGCGTTTTAACGATTCGGCACCGAAATCGTGCGCATGTCCAGACCTATGCGGAACACACTTACGATGGTGTGTGGCTCGCCACTGGGATAGCTGCCGCGGTAATCCTCTTCGGCAATCCCATTGTACACTATTTCCCGCCACGAGCAACGTACGTTCTGATTTCTCTCTTGGCAGGAATTGCCGTCTACTCTTCGGGACACATCATGGGGCTCTTGTCGTTCAAGTTGGGTGGATTGTCTTGGTGGTGTGGAGCTGTCATTATGATGCTACTCCCCGACAAATACCATCCGCTAATAATGGCATCCATTGTGATTCCGGGCTATTTAGTTCCTGGATACCTTCTGTGGCGAAGCGCGCGTAGCCTGAATGCAAAGTGACGTTCAATGACGATGAAATCCTTAGAGCCACTTGATCTCATGATACACGCACCCCTACGATTGGCGGTGATGACAATCTTAGCCGGTGTTCGGGAGGCGGATTTTGTGTTTCTGCGAGATTCGACCGGTGCCACCGATGGCAATCTGAGTACCCATCTCCAAAAACTGGAAGAGGCCAAATACGTTCGTGTAGTGAAAGCATTTGAGGACAGAAAGCCGAAGACCCGATTCACTCTGACGGCCGTGGGGCGACAGGCTTATGCGGTCTATATCGAAGCGCTACAGGAGTACATCAAGGTATCAAAACAAGCGAAATAGGATCGATTGATCAGCAGTGCTCTAATGTGTTCCAACGTCTTCCGTCAGTTAGAGCATAGTGAAACCGCTCTGAAAAGCTGAAACTCACAAGAGTATGTAGAGAGTGAGGTCGGGTCCGCCATAAATTACTCGCTAACACACATCAAAGCTTCAGGGCGGTTAGCTCAGTTGGTTGGAGCATCCCGACTTCATCGGGAGAGTCACTGGCTCCTCTCCGGAAACAGGCAGACAATTTCTAGAACGGAAGCTCGGTTTCACTAACATCAACTTCTTCAGTTGCCCTTCAAGAGTTCATTTAGTATAATGCCAAATATCGGGCGGTTAGCTCAGTTGGTTAGAGCATCCCGACTTCATCGGGAGAGTCACTGGTTCCTCTCCGGAAACAGGCAGACAATTTCTAGAACGGAAGCTCGGTTTCACTAACATCAACTTCTTCAGTTGCCCTTCAAGAATTCATTTAGTATAATGCCAAACATCGGGCGGTTAGCTCAGTTGGTTGGAGCATCCCGACTTCATCGGGAGAGTCACTGGATGAGCTCAATACCCGGACAAGACTATAGACTTTGGGCGGTTAGCTCAGTTGGTTAGAGCATCTGCTTTACACGCAGAGGGTCACTGGTTCGAATCCAGTACTGCCCAGATTTTGACCCGGGGAAATGGCAGTATATCTCTACATACTTCGCAGTGAAAAGAACGGGCACTTCTACACCGGAATCGCAGCCGATGTTGACGATCGGTTGAAGCGGCATAATGGCGGACGCTCAATCTCCACCAAATCGGGTCGACCGTGGCAATTGGTCTACACGGAGCAGTTTCCTGATCGTTCATTAGCTATGAAGCGGGAAAGCGAAATCAAATCCTGGAAAAGCCGTGCGATGATTGAATCCCTGATCGCCATTGCACTTCCGTAACAGTCCACCAACAAAAAAACGGCCGACACTGCTGTCGACCGTTTGTAGATTGGTGAGAAGTTAAGACTACTTCTTGTCGTCTTTTTCCTTCTGACGCTCTTCCGCCTTCTTCTCGGCGATAACTTCCGGCTCTTTGGCTTCGTCAGTCTCAGCGCCTTCAACACCCTCGCCGGCTTCCGGCAACTTCGAAACAGTCGGCGGCTGTACCGAGACGATCGTGCGATGCGGATCCGGAAACGATTTCGATTTTTTCCAGCTTTAGGTCCTCGACATGCACGGCATCGCCGATTCCCAGCTTGCTGACATCGACTTCAATGTGCGTCGGAATGTCGGTCGGCAAACAGGAGACTTCCAGTTCGCGCATGATGAATTCCTGCACACCACCACCGGAGCGCACACCATCAGCAACACCGATAAGATGCACCGGCACCGCGATGATGATCTTCTTGGTCAGATCGACGCGTTGAAAATCGACATGCACGACTTTGTTGGTGACCGGATGATGCTGAACATCCTTGAGCAGTACCTTGACGGCATTGCTCTTGCCGATAGCCAGATCGACCAGCACGTTTTCGCTCGAAGCACTGTGCAGCATCTTGTGCAGGGTGCGGCTATTGATTCCCAGCATGACCGGCTTGTCTTCAAGACCATACAAAATGCCGGGGACATTGCCCGCCGTACGCATTTTGCGCGTCACGCTCTTTCCGGCGCCGGAGCGAACTTCGGCATCCAAATGTAACTCGTTCATCGTTACTCCTCTATTAATTAATCAAATAACTTCGAGACTGATTCTTCGTGCCAGATGCGGCGAATCGCTTCGCCGAACATATCCGCTGTCGACAACTCCTTGAACTTGGAAGGCAGCTTGTCGATGTCGCGCAGTATCGTATCGGTAATTACCATCTCGGTAATCGGCGAATCCTGAATTCGTTCGATGGCTTTTCCCGACAAAACTCCGTGCGTAGCACATACTAATATATCAAGAGCACCCTGCTTCTTGAGGGCTTCCGCACCCAAAACGACCGTGCCCGCTGTATCAACGATGTCATCACGGATGATGACGTTCTTGTCCTTGACGT
This genomic interval from bacterium contains the following:
- the lptB gene encoding LPS export ABC transporter ATP-binding protein, which gives rise to MAKLHCLDLVKTYRKRKVVNEISIEVNQGEVVGLLGPNGAGKTTTFYMVIGFIRPQSGKVLLDDRVITGLAMYRRARLGIGYLAQEPSIFRKLTVWQNVMAVAETLRLRKKERVERVTGILEELDVLRLAKSKGYQLSGGERRRVEIARALVLRPSFLLLDEPFAGIDPIAVEDIQRIIDTLKNKGLGILITDHNVRETLQTIDRAYIMCDGKILKAGTAEYLASDPEA
- a CDS encoding ABC transporter ATP-binding protein is translated as MIKMNGIRKLYATGKVAVEALKGLDLELKGGEFVSIVGPSGSGKSTLMNIVGCLDTPSEGEFFLDGERVDQFNGNQLAEVRNKKIGFVFQNFNLLPYATAYENVELPMIFAGASQKDRKETVTRLLTRVGLGDRMDHKPTELSGGEMQRVAIARALANSPKLILADEPTGNLDSRSGAEIMNIFEELWKSGTTILMITHDPNVAKRTKRTIMIKDGVIVQSLNGNGNGSSEQH
- a CDS encoding ABC transporter permease; this encodes MINSLLFVRLFWRDLRANKKRMTLTLIAVLWGTLSIVLLLAFAEGLKAQFAENSKGLGEGILIIWGGQTTVPYEGLGKGRRIRFYPEDLQEIQRQIPEIEKVGADYFNWGTSISYGKKTISGRTNGLFPSFETMRAHYPMPGGRFINELDMSKRRRVAFLGDKMATELFGIEDPVGKIITIDNMPFTVIGVQVKKQQMGSYSGPDNNKVAIPATTHSAIWGNLRYNNLVIKPRDVNQSEFVKSRIYEVVGKRQKFDPKDKAAMSIWDVIEGQKTMDKIMLGLQVFFGVMGFFSLSIAGVGVANIMYAAIKERTVEIGVKMALGAKKRQIMGQFILEAVLICGIGGLIGILVAQGVCGFFERVDLNNEALTWLGKPTISMTIGLVTVTILGFIGLIAGFFPARRAASVNPVESLRYE
- a CDS encoding ABC transporter permease — translated: MQLTSLKLYMKQFLHDLRAQKLRTFLTLVGLSWGTVTVICLLAFGYGLQNNQQEQMKGLGDNIVIMWASNTSKPYAGYPKGRWFGFVPEDINMMRQNIPELEAVSGEFQRGNITIRNGKKSKLIQISGVDPEFAPMRTIAPEPGGRFLNDIDVNDKRRVIFLGNELRDEIFGAEIDPVGQAVLLDNVPYTVVGVMVKKKQDSSYSGRDKDKGFVPTTTFQTAYGDRYLDNIVFRAKTLEIHKQAVDRTYEVFSKRYKFDPTDREALAMWDTVEDNGFMVFFVAMRLFVGFVGFMTLMVGGIGLANIMYVVVEERTKEIGIKMALGAKKGFVLFGFIFETFILTTIGGGIGYGIAQIIISVAPMFDIKDYVGTPTLSLQDKLAVVVILGFIGLMASFFPARRAANMNPVQALKL
- a CDS encoding efflux RND transporter periplasmic adaptor subunit; amino-acid sequence: MKKVVLSVLVVAIVAVIVLVMFNRGDSSKQTAANGVKVEKGEIIEKAMAIGTIQPYKEVLVKSKISGIVKRLHKEVGDVVREGELLIDISPQPTPLEYTEAQRSIDVAQINFDNANTAFNRSIELFDKKLISKQEYDDRKVSFEQAQLQLNLAKERMQLLENGAIKTANVNVESTIRSPITGSVLSKNVNEGDPVVPLTSYQDGTALITLADMTDLIFRGTVDEIDVGKLTEGMPVTLKVGALPKDTVSGTLWRISPKARKEQSATVFDVEVRFKDVDLSKLRAGYSANAEIIIKEARDIIVIPERLVDFRSDSAFVQVLDSIGGKKERAIETGLSDGVTIQVTTGLAEGEMLAEKSGTVNPF
- a CDS encoding saccharopine dehydrogenase NADP-binding domain-containing protein, which produces MTTFLVCGAGLMSKALVYDLIKFSSPTKVILLDIDQARLDSINGEKVEKHRGDLSDKAFFEPFVREADIAAGSASYKLNRALTECAIRHKTHFIDLGGNNSVVDAQFALSDLAAAAGVTIIPDCGLAPGMASVLAADGISQFDKVESVKLRVGGLPQNPKPPLNYAIFFSPEGLLNEYREPTVVLRDGQLTKLQSLTEGERLSFPPNFPELEAYHTSGGASTLPFTFEKKISELDYKTIRYVGHFEKIKFLFEIGMADETKYDVDGAKLSPDQMLRNVLQRHLPSNAPDVVLVFVEVVGMKNNRRQTATYYIEDYLDKATGHSAMQRTTAYSAAIVMQMIAEGSISTRGTLRSEQGIDHRRFIEHLGERGIGVKIELK
- a CDS encoding transcriptional regulator; the protein is MKSLEPLDLMIHAPLRLAVMTILAGVREADFVFLRDSTGATDGNLSTHLQKLEEAKYVRVVKAFEDRKPKTRFTLTAVGRQAYAVYIEALQEYIKVSKQAK
- a CDS encoding GIY-YIG nuclease family protein — its product is MAVYLYILRSEKNGHFYTGIAADVDDRLKRHNGGRSISTKSGRPWQLVYTEQFPDRSLAMKRESEIKSWKSRAMIESLIAIALP
- a CDS encoding 50S ribosomal protein L25, producing the protein MNELHLDAEVRSGAGKSVTRKMRTAGNVPGILYGLEDKPVMLGINSRTLHKMLHSASSENVLVDLAIGKSNAVKVLLKDVQHHPVTNKVVHVDFQRVDLTKKIIIAVPVHLIGVADGVRSGGGVQEFIMRELEVSCLPTDIPTHIEVDVSKLGIGDAVHVEDLKLEKIEIVSGSASHDRLGTAADCFEVAGSRRGC